Proteins found in one Terriglobales bacterium genomic segment:
- the serA gene encoding phosphoglycerate dehydrogenase, which yields MKIVVAEKISPAAIDVLRQEPGWTIVTADQIPAGQLPSALADADALIVRSAVKVTADLLEHAPKLRVIGRAGIGVDNIELEAATRKGIAVMNTPGANAVAVAEHTLGLMLSLARHLCRASELTKSGKWEKKSLEGRELRGKTLGIIGLGRIGMEVARRARAFEMTAIAHDPYISPEIARENKVELKNLDEVFAQSDYLTLHMALTPQTAGFINATSIARMKKGVRIINCARGELVDEAALAEAIKSGHVAGAAIDVFLEEPPKNTPLFPLENVVATPHIAGSTHEAQEAVGVQIAKQVREYLSRGVIQNAVNVPSVSYEEYVQMQPFITLGQRLGAFLAQATGEEGGVREIALRYTGRVANWQTQLLRNAVTMGVLNSMLAEEANLVNAEAIAGSRGVRVRESAKEKTTAGGGAGDVIEVTLRTGVGQHTVAGTVLHGRSPRILSVDGLDIEAPLAHDLIFLRNRDVPGVIGRIGTILGEHQINIASFSLGRVEEPGPSGPSGDVEAVSVIQVDTPAPEKVLAELRKIPAITKARAIQLG from the coding sequence ATGAAGATTGTTGTCGCTGAGAAGATTTCTCCCGCTGCCATTGATGTGCTTCGGCAGGAACCGGGCTGGACCATCGTTACTGCTGATCAAATTCCCGCAGGCCAGCTGCCTTCGGCGCTCGCGGATGCCGATGCGCTTATCGTGCGCTCGGCGGTTAAAGTCACGGCTGATCTGCTCGAGCACGCCCCCAAGCTGCGCGTAATCGGGCGCGCTGGCATCGGTGTGGACAATATTGAGCTAGAAGCGGCCACGCGCAAAGGGATCGCGGTCATGAACACACCGGGCGCCAACGCTGTCGCGGTCGCCGAGCACACTCTTGGACTGATGCTCTCCCTCGCGCGCCATCTTTGCCGCGCCAGTGAACTCACCAAGTCCGGGAAATGGGAGAAGAAGTCGCTGGAGGGGCGGGAGCTTCGCGGCAAGACTCTCGGCATCATTGGACTGGGGCGAATTGGCATGGAAGTAGCCCGCCGCGCCCGCGCGTTCGAGATGACCGCCATCGCACACGATCCGTACATCTCGCCGGAGATAGCGCGTGAGAACAAAGTGGAGCTCAAGAACCTGGACGAGGTCTTCGCCCAATCCGACTACCTGACCCTCCACATGGCGCTTACTCCACAGACGGCGGGCTTCATCAATGCAACTTCGATTGCCAGGATGAAGAAGGGAGTGCGCATCATTAACTGTGCGCGCGGTGAACTGGTGGACGAAGCGGCGCTGGCAGAGGCGATCAAGAGCGGGCACGTGGCCGGTGCCGCCATCGATGTCTTTCTGGAAGAGCCCCCCAAAAACACTCCCCTCTTTCCTCTGGAGAATGTGGTGGCAACGCCGCACATCGCCGGCTCTACCCACGAAGCCCAGGAGGCGGTGGGAGTTCAGATCGCCAAGCAGGTGCGCGAATACCTGAGCCGGGGAGTGATTCAGAACGCAGTGAATGTGCCTTCGGTTTCTTACGAAGAATACGTGCAGATGCAGCCTTTCATCACACTGGGGCAACGGCTGGGAGCGTTTCTGGCGCAGGCCACCGGCGAAGAAGGCGGAGTTCGGGAGATCGCTCTGCGCTACACCGGGCGGGTGGCAAACTGGCAGACTCAGTTGCTGCGGAATGCCGTCACCATGGGAGTACTGAATTCCATGCTCGCCGAGGAAGCAAACCTGGTGAACGCCGAGGCTATCGCGGGATCGCGTGGCGTGAGGGTGCGGGAATCGGCTAAAGAGAAGACGACCGCGGGCGGCGGGGCCGGCGATGTCATCGAGGTCACATTGCGGACAGGAGTGGGCCAGCACACCGTTGCCGGAACGGTCCTGCACGGCCGTTCGCCGCGGATATTGAGCGTCGACGGCCTCGATATCGAGGCGCCCCTGGCCCATGATCTGATTTTCCTGCGAAACCGCGACGTGCCTGGGGTGATCGGACGCATCGGAACCATTCTTGGGGAACATCAGATCAATATCGCCAGCTTTTCGTTGGGCAGAGTGGAGGAGCCCGGCCCATCCGGCCCGTCCGGAGATGTGGAAGCGGTTTCGGTGATACAAGTCGACACGCCCGCTCCGGAAAAGGTTCTGGCTGAGCTGCGAAAAATTCCAGCCATCACCAAAGCCCGGGCAATACAGCTCGGTTGA
- a CDS encoding HU family DNA-binding protein: MAAGMTKTQLVRHLAEKVGVHNKQAAALLESLAETAVKETKKGGVFIIPGLGRLVKSNRKARMGRNPQTGEPIKIPAKTVVKFRVAKTAKEAIAPSKK, encoded by the coding sequence ATGGCAGCTGGCATGACCAAGACACAACTGGTGCGCCACCTGGCGGAGAAGGTGGGCGTTCACAACAAACAAGCGGCAGCGTTGCTGGAGTCGCTGGCGGAGACTGCCGTAAAGGAGACCAAGAAGGGCGGGGTGTTTATCATTCCTGGCCTCGGCCGTTTGGTGAAGTCCAACCGCAAGGCACGCATGGGCCGGAACCCGCAGACTGGCGAGCCGATCAAGATTCCTGCGAAGACCGTCGTGAAGTTCCGTGTCGCCAAGACCGCAAAGGAAGCCATCG